The following proteins come from a genomic window of Verrucomicrobiota bacterium JB022:
- a CDS encoding efflux RND transporter periplasmic adaptor subunit: MKHLQALLPLATATTLALLPTQGWAQSATVLAAPIRQVPLQPHDYVTGSLRAVARAELAARESAAVDAILVNEGDTVEQGAVIARLDGRRLQALLAEQKALRSTTDSLIAQREAELDRARQDFETKRTLRERDAISQSEFLDAQREFRVAETRLNSAKVSLQEVDSRIEHLDVRLSDLTVRAPFAGRVVARHVELGEWVTPGESIATLVSTGKIEAWLTVPERFAADVSAHAQEISVQVRGLQLDVDSESVVVVPEVHPRARTFNVVVELDDPQGRLSPGMSVTAWIPTGERRPYFAVDVDSVIRSQESTYIYVVDAGGEGSQATRKEVKVLFTEGKWLAIEGEGLKAGQLVVVEGNERLLPGQPVVVERVPTGEPEMEVAATTRPQPNTL, from the coding sequence ATGAAACACCTTCAAGCTCTTCTTCCTCTGGCTACCGCCACCACGCTCGCTCTTCTTCCTACGCAGGGCTGGGCTCAATCGGCCACCGTTTTGGCGGCTCCGATCCGGCAGGTGCCGCTTCAGCCGCACGATTACGTGACCGGCTCGCTCCGGGCCGTGGCCCGGGCCGAACTGGCCGCCCGCGAAAGCGCCGCCGTCGATGCGATCCTCGTGAACGAAGGCGATACGGTCGAGCAGGGCGCGGTGATCGCCCGCCTCGACGGCCGCCGCCTGCAGGCCCTGCTCGCCGAGCAAAAGGCCCTCCGTTCCACGACCGACTCGCTGATCGCCCAGCGCGAGGCCGAGCTGGACCGTGCGCGGCAGGACTTCGAGACCAAGCGCACCTTGCGCGAGCGCGATGCGATCTCGCAAAGTGAGTTCCTCGACGCCCAGCGCGAATTCCGCGTCGCCGAGACCCGCCTCAACTCCGCCAAGGTCTCCCTGCAGGAGGTCGACAGCCGCATCGAGCACCTCGACGTCCGCCTGTCGGACTTGACGGTGCGCGCGCCCTTTGCCGGCCGCGTCGTCGCCCGCCACGTGGAGCTTGGCGAGTGGGTTACGCCCGGTGAATCCATCGCCACGCTCGTCTCGACGGGCAAGATCGAGGCCTGGCTGACGGTGCCCGAGCGCTTCGCCGCCGATGTGTCTGCCCATGCGCAGGAGATCAGCGTGCAAGTCCGCGGCCTCCAGCTCGACGTCGATTCCGAGAGCGTCGTGGTGGTGCCCGAAGTGCACCCGCGCGCCCGCACCTTCAACGTGGTGGTGGAGCTCGACGACCCGCAGGGGCGCCTCTCGCCCGGCATGTCCGTCACTGCCTGGATCCCGACCGGCGAGCGCCGCCCGTATTTCGCGGTGGATGTCGACTCGGTCATTCGTAGCCAGGAGTCGACCTATATCTACGTCGTCGACGCCGGGGGCGAAGGCTCCCAGGCCACGCGCAAGGAAGTGAAGGTACTCTTCACCGAAGGCAAGTGGCTCGCGATCGAAGGCGAAGGCCTGAAGGCCGGTCAACTCGTCGTCGTCGAAGGCAATGAGCGCCTGCTGCCTGGCCAGCCCGTGGTGGTGGAGCGTGTGCCCACCGGCGAACCCGAAATGGAAGTGGCGGCTACGACCCGCCCGCAGCCCAACACGCTGTAA
- a CDS encoding glycosyltransferase family 4 protein, with the protein MSLDHIIVITDTGVVNGGLAYVAVESALGLARQGHRVTFISGTEAVDPRLEEASGLEVVKLGREAFLDRPDRKQAAIDGIHDREVQRRLEALLQSRPKEGTVVHLHGWVKVFSPSAISAIEHAGLPWIFTAHDYFGACPNGAFYQYPAQKICTLSPLGARCLTTNCDSRSYPMKLWRSVRSFSQAHILGKARHLRAIVYPSDFTRKVLAPHLPKVAAEVPTSPMRIEQRPLAPWSEDGPIVFAGRISPEKGCHLLAEAGRLLGRSVTLIGDGPALAELQERYPEHSFLGWQPQSFVWDFLPTAGCLVFPSVWYETAGLTALEAMALGCPVIVPNGIATTEYVQDGVTGTIFERGDAASLAEAIKKTLPRGEELRRTAYSRYWAAPWTVERHCRELIRIYGQALVD; encoded by the coding sequence ATGTCCCTCGACCATATCATTGTCATCACCGATACCGGGGTGGTGAATGGCGGCCTCGCCTATGTGGCGGTCGAGAGTGCGCTCGGCCTCGCCCGGCAGGGCCACCGCGTCACCTTTATCTCCGGCACCGAGGCGGTCGATCCGCGCCTGGAAGAGGCCAGTGGCCTGGAGGTGGTCAAGCTGGGCCGCGAAGCCTTCCTGGACCGGCCGGATCGCAAGCAGGCGGCCATCGACGGCATCCACGACCGCGAGGTGCAGCGCCGACTGGAGGCGCTCCTGCAATCGCGCCCCAAGGAGGGCACCGTCGTCCACCTGCACGGTTGGGTAAAAGTCTTTTCGCCCTCCGCCATCTCTGCGATCGAGCACGCCGGCCTGCCCTGGATCTTCACCGCGCACGACTACTTCGGCGCCTGCCCCAACGGTGCTTTTTACCAATACCCGGCGCAAAAGATCTGCACGCTGTCGCCGCTGGGCGCGCGCTGTCTGACCACCAACTGCGACAGCCGCTCGTACCCGATGAAGCTCTGGCGCTCGGTGCGGTCGTTCTCGCAGGCGCACATCCTGGGCAAGGCTCGCCATCTGCGCGCGATCGTCTACCCGTCGGACTTTACGCGCAAGGTGCTCGCCCCGCATCTGCCCAAGGTGGCGGCAGAGGTCCCCACCTCGCCCATGCGCATCGAGCAGCGCCCGCTCGCGCCCTGGAGTGAAGACGGGCCGATTGTCTTTGCCGGTCGCATCTCCCCGGAAAAGGGCTGCCACTTGCTGGCGGAGGCCGGGCGACTGCTGGGGCGTTCCGTCACGCTGATCGGCGACGGCCCGGCGCTGGCAGAGCTGCAGGAGCGTTACCCTGAGCATAGCTTTCTCGGCTGGCAGCCGCAGAGCTTTGTCTGGGATTTCCTGCCTACCGCCGGCTGCCTCGTGTTCCCCTCTGTTTGGTATGAGACGGCGGGGCTGACTGCGCTGGAGGCGATGGCGCTCGGCTGCCCCGTCATCGTGCCCAATGGCATTGCGACGACCGAATACGTGCAGGATGGCGTTACGGGGACGATCTTTGAGCGCGGCGATGCGGCCTCCCTCGCCGAGGCCATCAAGAAGACCTTGCCGCGGGGGGAGGAGCTGCGCCGCACCGCTTACAGCCGCTACTGGGCCGCCCCGTGGACGGTCGAGCGCCATTGCCGGGAGCTGATCCGGATCTACGGACAGGCGTTGGTGGATTAG
- a CDS encoding efflux transporter outer membrane subunit, whose protein sequence is MKALPLLSAPLLLAILTGCSIGSKYQAPDDSAAAAATFKHAPASPVEADYIADQWWTAYGDPRLNGLVATFVQRNQDLAAAAARMDQAIARLGLSRADKWPQLDVEGNYTRDRRQRLFGQNETQNTFDARAVASYEVDLWGRVRGLVDSAKAEAQAETASYDATRLALLAEVVRTYLTLRTVDAEIALLDRTVELREGGFERIQSLHEAGDADGLALAQARTELELTNAEAIGLRNLRGSLENALAVLVGVSPSGFRLDAETAAILPPLPAVPVGLPLDALRQRPDVFAAERRLQAAHERIGVAQADYLPRIQLVGTAGYASTQAEDFAEWSTRAWSIMPSVTLPIFNAGRIGANVDRARAEAEAAQADYRQTVLVAIREVEDALNANAVLARQMDAQQRAVAAAENASEISHLRYDSGLVSYLEVVDTERTHLDAQRQLTDLQRQRYAAQVELVRALGGGWGNASEHARDYVAAN, encoded by the coding sequence ATGAAAGCACTTCCTTTGCTCAGCGCTCCCTTGCTGCTCGCCATCCTGACCGGTTGCAGCATCGGCAGCAAATATCAGGCGCCCGACGATTCTGCGGCGGCCGCCGCCACCTTCAAGCACGCCCCGGCCTCGCCCGTCGAGGCCGACTATATCGCAGACCAGTGGTGGACCGCCTATGGCGACCCACGCCTGAACGGCCTCGTGGCGACCTTTGTGCAGCGTAACCAGGACTTGGCCGCCGCTGCCGCCCGCATGGACCAGGCGATTGCCCGGCTGGGGCTCTCGCGGGCGGATAAGTGGCCGCAGCTCGACGTAGAGGGTAACTACACCCGCGACCGCCGTCAGCGTCTCTTCGGCCAGAACGAGACCCAGAACACCTTCGACGCCCGCGCCGTCGCGAGTTACGAGGTGGACCTGTGGGGCAGGGTGCGCGGCCTCGTGGACTCCGCCAAGGCCGAGGCCCAGGCCGAGACTGCCAGTTACGATGCCACGCGGCTCGCGCTCCTGGCCGAAGTGGTGCGCACTTACCTGACGCTGCGTACCGTCGATGCCGAGATCGCCTTGCTCGACCGCACGGTGGAGCTGCGCGAGGGCGGTTTTGAGCGGATCCAGAGCCTGCACGAGGCGGGTGATGCGGACGGGCTCGCCTTGGCTCAGGCCCGGACCGAGCTGGAGCTGACCAATGCCGAAGCCATCGGTCTGCGCAACCTGCGGGGCTCGTTGGAAAACGCGCTGGCGGTGCTCGTGGGGGTGTCGCCCAGCGGCTTCCGCCTCGATGCGGAGACGGCGGCGATCTTGCCGCCCCTCCCGGCCGTGCCGGTAGGCCTGCCGCTGGATGCGCTCCGGCAGCGGCCCGACGTGTTTGCAGCGGAGCGGCGCCTGCAGGCCGCGCACGAGCGCATCGGTGTGGCGCAGGCGGATTACCTGCCGCGCATCCAGTTGGTCGGCACGGCAGGCTACGCCAGCACCCAGGCGGAAGACTTCGCCGAGTGGAGCACCCGCGCGTGGTCGATCATGCCCAGCGTGACGCTGCCGATCTTCAATGCCGGGCGCATCGGGGCCAATGTCGACCGCGCTCGCGCCGAAGCCGAAGCGGCCCAAGCCGACTACCGCCAGACGGTGCTCGTCGCCATCCGTGAAGTCGAAGACGCGCTCAACGCCAATGCGGTCCTGGCCCGCCAGATGGACGCCCAGCAGCGTGCGGTGGCGGCGGCGGAAAACGCTTCGGAGATCTCGCACCTGCGCTACGACAGCGGCCTTGTCAGCTACCTGGAGGTGGTCGATACCGAGCGCACGCACCTCGACGCCCAGCGCCAACTGACCGATCTGCAGCGCCAGCGCTATGCCGCGCAAGTGGAGCTGGTCCGCGCTCTGGGCGGTGGCTGGGGCAATGCCTCGGAGCACGCCCGTGACTACGTGGCCGCCAACTGA
- a CDS encoding hybrid sensor histidine kinase/response regulator, whose product MQTPTGQHNGEPLDILAVDDTPANLRVLSQALKRWGYRVRPAPNGEIALQAALARCPDLILLDVNMPDMDGYEVCRRLKAIPDLAHVPVIFISALSETLDKVTAFRVGGVDYITKPFELEEVEARVRTHLQLRETRRQLEAVNHELERLVSVRTEQLELANDRLKMLDHAKDEFLHLIAHELRTPLNGILGVAGILFDSFPDDPQVQDLQPVFENAERRLLDILNDALMLSEVEVRPESLAKSPLRIDELMRTLPFSEWQLEGFDQLTPTHLLLADVASLRRALESLMRACRNMAPHRECRAVIQLNDHFELRLVSIETYLDEEVRLRMFEPFAISEIQTAGVHLGLGPALASRILALFDGTISAEQEDDGVTFIIRLPWPGASFTRRS is encoded by the coding sequence ATGCAAACACCCACGGGTCAGCATAACGGGGAGCCCCTCGATATCTTGGCAGTAGACGATACCCCCGCGAATCTGAGGGTGTTGAGCCAGGCGCTTAAACGCTGGGGATATCGCGTTCGCCCTGCCCCTAACGGCGAAATTGCCCTGCAGGCCGCCCTCGCCCGCTGCCCCGACCTGATCCTGCTCGACGTGAACATGCCTGACATGGACGGCTACGAAGTCTGTCGGCGGTTGAAGGCGATTCCAGATCTGGCCCACGTTCCCGTTATTTTCATCAGTGCCCTGTCGGAAACGCTCGACAAGGTGACGGCCTTTCGCGTGGGCGGAGTCGACTACATCACCAAACCGTTCGAGCTGGAAGAAGTCGAAGCCCGTGTGCGCACCCACCTCCAGCTCCGCGAAACCCGACGGCAGCTCGAAGCCGTCAACCACGAGCTGGAGCGCCTCGTCTCTGTGCGCACCGAACAGCTTGAGCTGGCCAACGACCGGCTCAAGATGCTCGACCATGCGAAAGACGAATTTTTGCACCTGATCGCGCACGAGCTGCGCACACCGCTCAACGGCATTCTGGGCGTGGCGGGGATTCTTTTCGACAGCTTCCCCGACGACCCACAGGTGCAGGACCTGCAACCGGTTTTCGAGAATGCCGAGCGGCGCCTGCTCGACATCCTGAACGATGCCTTGATGTTGAGCGAAGTGGAGGTGCGCCCGGAGAGCCTCGCCAAAAGCCCCCTGCGGATCGACGAGCTGATGCGCACCCTCCCCTTCAGCGAGTGGCAGCTGGAAGGCTTCGATCAGTTGACGCCTACCCACCTGCTGTTGGCCGACGTTGCCAGCCTGCGCCGCGCGCTTGAATCGCTGATGCGCGCCTGCCGCAACATGGCTCCCCACCGCGAGTGCCGCGCCGTGATCCAGCTGAACGACCACTTCGAGCTACGGCTCGTCAGCATCGAAACCTATCTCGACGAGGAGGTGCGGCTGCGCATGTTCGAGCCCTTCGCCATCTCCGAAATCCAGACGGCAGGGGTCCACCTCGGCCTCGGGCCCGCCCTCGCCTCGCGCATCCTCGCGCTTTTCGACGGCACCATCTCCGCAGAGCAGGAAGACGACGGGGTGACCTTTATCATTCGCCTGCCCTGGCCCGGCGCCTCTTTCACCCGGCGTTCCTGA
- a CDS encoding ATP-binding protein — MDPQDPRACRDLARRGLWGSLAYAAAWLILVYGTPLHFQLGGWWQGIFVALALLGVVRFVLGWRFADFFAGSSQRWLQLYQMSVLGLAGVYTLGASWIVYRYPTEWYSFFVTATMVAIAAGGAISLSTHLWLQRPFLVVTLVPPAIVSFWNAEETTYGTAILYLAGLVYLTVFGRDLHRQYWASLQSMRLLAERAQQLEDARTRAEDMARSKSEFFANMSHELRTPLNAILGFAQIISRSENLSRQDRANLETINRSGAHLLSLINQVLDLAKIEAGRAVYEPRICHLPGMLDDLRKMFQLRAQKKSLTFSFEVSDDLPSYIWVDELKLRQVLINLLDNAIKFTTEGSVTLQVRRQPSGGPMDEEARLDFEVSDTGPGIGNAEQAQLFNAFAQTSTGRKFQEGAGLGLALSQSFVALMKGRIRLSSRPLIGSTFQFEIRVPLAQPPAEKSAQSGKRAVGLAAGQRPFRVLIVDDEPDNRSVLAQLHRPFGFTVLEAANGADAIDRWECDEPDLVWMDLRMPGIDGYEATRRIREAERFVDPARSRTAILAITAGLPEEQGEELRQRGFDGIVRKPFKEAAIVQALEAHLGAIFVYEDPRRPGQTPPVVSASPWTAAIGGQPTAWRKSLADAVRAVDYEATERLVAQIRSTAPSLSAHLHALLEQYRFDRLQAYLQPPAQERP, encoded by the coding sequence GTGGACCCACAAGACCCTAGAGCCTGCCGCGATCTCGCCCGGCGCGGCCTCTGGGGCAGCTTGGCTTATGCAGCGGCGTGGCTTATTCTCGTCTACGGCACGCCCTTGCACTTTCAACTGGGCGGCTGGTGGCAAGGGATCTTTGTGGCGCTGGCCCTATTGGGCGTCGTGCGCTTTGTGCTGGGGTGGAGGTTTGCGGATTTTTTCGCGGGCTCTTCCCAACGTTGGCTGCAGCTCTACCAGATGAGCGTGCTCGGCCTCGCGGGGGTCTACACTTTAGGGGCGAGCTGGATCGTCTACAGGTACCCTACGGAGTGGTACAGCTTTTTTGTCACCGCCACGATGGTGGCGATTGCGGCGGGGGGCGCGATCAGCCTGTCGACGCATCTCTGGCTGCAGCGCCCCTTTCTCGTGGTGACGCTGGTGCCGCCGGCCATCGTCTCCTTCTGGAACGCGGAAGAAACGACCTACGGCACGGCCATTCTCTACCTCGCCGGCTTGGTTTACCTGACCGTTTTCGGGCGCGACCTGCACCGCCAGTACTGGGCCAGCCTGCAGAGCATGCGCCTCCTGGCCGAGCGCGCTCAGCAACTGGAGGACGCCCGCACCCGCGCGGAAGACATGGCCCGCAGCAAGAGCGAGTTTTTCGCCAACATGAGCCACGAGCTGCGCACGCCGCTCAACGCGATCCTCGGCTTTGCGCAGATCATCAGCCGCAGCGAAAACCTTTCCCGACAAGACCGCGCCAACCTCGAAACGATCAACCGCAGCGGCGCGCACCTGCTCAGCCTGATCAATCAGGTGCTCGACCTGGCCAAGATCGAGGCCGGGCGGGCTGTGTATGAACCCCGGATCTGTCACTTGCCGGGGATGCTCGACGACTTGCGCAAGATGTTCCAGCTGCGGGCGCAGAAGAAGAGCCTCACCTTTTCCTTCGAAGTCTCCGACGATCTCCCGTCTTACATCTGGGTCGACGAGCTGAAGCTGCGGCAGGTGTTGATCAACCTGCTCGACAACGCGATCAAGTTTACGACCGAGGGCAGCGTGACCTTGCAGGTGCGCAGGCAGCCCTCCGGCGGGCCAATGGATGAGGAAGCGCGGCTGGACTTTGAAGTCAGCGATACCGGGCCCGGGATCGGCAATGCCGAGCAAGCCCAGCTCTTCAACGCCTTCGCGCAGACGAGCACGGGCCGCAAATTCCAGGAAGGGGCAGGGCTGGGGCTCGCCTTGAGCCAGAGCTTCGTCGCGCTGATGAAGGGCCGTATTCGCCTCTCCAGCCGCCCGCTGATCGGCTCCACCTTCCAATTCGAGATCCGCGTGCCGCTCGCGCAACCACCGGCGGAGAAGTCGGCCCAGTCGGGCAAGCGAGCCGTCGGGCTGGCGGCGGGGCAGCGCCCCTTCCGCGTATTGATTGTCGACGACGAGCCCGACAACCGCTCAGTGCTCGCCCAGTTGCACCGCCCCTTCGGCTTCACCGTGCTGGAGGCGGCCAACGGAGCCGACGCCATCGACCGTTGGGAGTGCGACGAGCCGGATCTGGTGTGGATGGATTTGCGGATGCCGGGCATCGACGGCTACGAAGCCACCCGGCGTATCCGTGAGGCCGAGCGTTTTGTCGACCCCGCCCGCAGCCGTACGGCGATCCTGGCCATCACAGCGGGCCTGCCGGAGGAGCAGGGCGAGGAGCTGCGCCAGCGCGGCTTTGATGGCATCGTGCGCAAGCCCTTCAAGGAAGCCGCTATCGTGCAGGCGCTCGAGGCCCACCTTGGCGCGATCTTTGTCTACGAAGACCCGCGGCGCCCGGGCCAGACCCCGCCCGTGGTGTCGGCTTCGCCCTGGACGGCTGCCATCGGCGGCCAGCCCACGGCCTGGCGCAAGTCGTTGGCCGACGCCGTGCGCGCGGTCGATTACGAAGCCACCGAGCGGCTCGTCGCCCAGATCCGCTCCACCGCTCCCTCCCTTTCCGCCCATTTGCACGCCCTGTTGGAACAATACCGTTTCGACCGGCTCCAAGCCTACCTCCAGCCCCCCGCCCAGGAGAGACCATGA
- a CDS encoding efflux RND transporter permease subunit has product MNSLIQLAIRQPITVAVGMILSLLAGFMALQSVSVQMAPEVDSVVISVTTHWEAASPQEIETDVVEPQEERLGNVGGLLSLTSISSAGQGQLRLEFRTGTDINKAMAEVVQKLDEVPGYPAGVDEPVVEDVDPESVDYIAWIGLSSSDPNFDATTLYDFIERRLNPRFERIPGVSQVGLVGARESELQVHVDPLALAQRGITYSQLMDAFQLSNGNFSGGQLEEGKNNIRIRSVGRFPDVDAVENMIIRRDEYGPVFVKDVASVTQHYKEMTDWVRARGVLMPFINFQLESGANLLDTMAAIQHEVDRLNAPGGLLEQQAARLGIDGKLELVQTYDSTEYVHAALELVQSNIMVGGVLAVITLLLFLRSLRTIGIIALAIPVSVIGSIVILVALGRSINIISLAGMAFAVGMVVDNAIVVIENVFRHLEMGKSPKQASLDGAKEVGGAVVASTLTTLVVFLPILLIQEQAGQLFRDISLAIMAAVGLSLIVSVTVIPAAASVLLKRAPSAEEREAKARNAKPQGRLQRLGAKLGSLPDVMERFIYRLNGSWAARLGVIGGFALVTIVGTALLMPPLDYLPKGNRNIVFGILFPPPGYSAAQMSVIGDRMEARVRPSWEATEDKFAAEAVLRGHASNGEDNRTEVPVGDGSGATVLPPEIEHYFLVSWQGRMFQVAITSDHHRIVDALPLLNHAAGDTAAPDIMSFAFQFPLFQTGGTTGSAIKIDLVGDELEQVSGGAMALMMKLIENFGPYSVTPEPANFLLPTPELRIVPNDERLRELGMTRRDVGLAVQANGDGLLLPRQYQMQGELKDIKLVSVDALAEDPIEALLSLPVATPDGEVVDLRSLATVERIRSPEQIKHVDRQRAVTLQFTPPPNLPLEDAIAYLEQAEQDLRASGAIAPVIEMNLAGSAGALNQIKEVLLGDGSLMGTITSSLFLAFLVVYLVMVVLFQSWAYPLVIMTSVPLATFGGFLGLALVHWWSLVDPYMPIQNLDVLTILGFVILAGVVVNNAILIVHQSLNFLRGEDENGDKIEVMTPRAAIAAAVKSRVRPILMSTLTSVGGMLPLVLMPGSGSELYRGLGAVVTGGLVVSTVFTLVLVPLTLSVLIDVQTRFGVRQSTEAAPADAVPSRG; this is encoded by the coding sequence ATGAACTCTTTGATTCAGTTGGCTATACGCCAACCTATAACCGTCGCCGTGGGGATGATCCTCTCTCTGCTGGCCGGCTTTATGGCGCTGCAAAGCGTTTCGGTGCAGATGGCACCCGAAGTGGATTCCGTCGTGATCTCCGTCACGACCCATTGGGAAGCCGCTTCGCCGCAAGAGATTGAAACCGACGTCGTCGAGCCCCAGGAAGAACGCCTGGGCAACGTGGGCGGCCTGCTCTCGCTCACCAGCATCAGCTCGGCCGGGCAGGGGCAGTTGCGCCTCGAATTCCGCACCGGCACCGACATCAACAAGGCGATGGCCGAAGTCGTCCAGAAGCTCGACGAAGTCCCCGGCTACCCGGCAGGCGTCGACGAGCCGGTGGTGGAAGACGTCGACCCCGAATCGGTCGACTACATCGCCTGGATCGGCCTCTCGTCCTCCGACCCGAACTTTGATGCCACGACGCTCTACGACTTCATCGAGCGCCGGCTTAACCCCCGCTTCGAGCGCATCCCGGGCGTCAGCCAGGTCGGCCTCGTCGGCGCGCGTGAGTCGGAGCTGCAGGTGCACGTCGATCCGCTCGCCCTGGCGCAGCGCGGCATCACCTACAGCCAGTTGATGGATGCTTTCCAACTCTCCAACGGCAACTTCTCCGGCGGGCAGTTGGAGGAGGGGAAGAACAACATCCGCATCCGCTCGGTCGGTCGCTTCCCGGATGTCGATGCGGTGGAAAACATGATCATCCGCCGCGACGAATACGGCCCCGTTTTCGTCAAAGACGTTGCCTCCGTCACGCAGCATTACAAGGAGATGACCGACTGGGTGCGCGCTCGCGGCGTGCTCATGCCCTTCATCAACTTCCAGCTCGAGAGCGGGGCCAACCTGCTCGATACGATGGCCGCGATCCAGCACGAGGTGGACCGCCTGAACGCCCCCGGCGGGCTGTTGGAGCAACAGGCCGCCCGCCTGGGCATCGACGGCAAGCTGGAGCTGGTGCAGACCTACGACTCCACCGAATACGTCCACGCCGCGCTCGAGCTCGTGCAGAGCAACATCATGGTGGGCGGTGTGTTGGCGGTGATCACGCTGCTGCTCTTCCTGCGCTCGCTGCGCACGATCGGCATCATCGCGCTCGCGATCCCCGTCTCCGTCATCGGCTCCATCGTGATCCTCGTGGCACTGGGCCGCTCGATCAACATCATCTCGCTGGCCGGGATGGCCTTTGCGGTGGGCATGGTGGTAGACAACGCCATCGTGGTGATCGAGAACGTGTTCCGCCACCTGGAGATGGGCAAGTCGCCCAAACAGGCCTCGCTCGACGGCGCGAAAGAAGTCGGTGGGGCCGTGGTGGCCTCGACGCTGACGACGCTCGTCGTGTTCCTCCCGATCCTTCTGATCCAGGAGCAGGCGGGACAGCTCTTCCGCGATATTTCGCTGGCGATCATGGCGGCGGTGGGCCTTAGCCTCATCGTGTCCGTCACCGTCATCCCGGCGGCCGCGTCCGTCCTGCTCAAGCGTGCTCCTTCGGCTGAGGAGCGGGAGGCCAAGGCACGCAACGCCAAGCCGCAAGGCCGCCTGCAGCGCCTCGGGGCCAAGCTCGGCTCGTTGCCGGATGTGATGGAGCGCTTTATTTACCGCCTCAACGGCAGTTGGGCCGCGCGCCTGGGGGTGATCGGCGGCTTTGCCCTCGTCACCATCGTGGGCACGGCTCTGCTGATGCCGCCGCTCGACTACCTGCCCAAGGGCAACCGTAATATCGTCTTCGGCATCCTCTTCCCGCCTCCGGGCTACAGCGCCGCGCAAATGTCCGTCATTGGGGACCGCATGGAAGCCCGCGTCCGCCCTTCCTGGGAAGCGACGGAAGACAAGTTTGCCGCCGAAGCCGTCTTGCGCGGCCACGCCTCGAACGGTGAAGACAACCGCACGGAAGTGCCCGTCGGTGACGGCTCGGGCGCGACCGTGCTGCCGCCCGAGATCGAACACTACTTCCTCGTGTCGTGGCAGGGCCGCATGTTCCAGGTTGCGATCACATCCGACCACCACCGCATCGTCGACGCGCTTCCGCTGCTCAACCACGCCGCTGGCGACACGGCTGCGCCCGACATCATGAGCTTCGCCTTCCAGTTCCCGCTCTTCCAGACCGGCGGCACCACGGGCTCGGCCATCAAGATCGACCTCGTGGGCGACGAACTGGAGCAGGTGAGCGGCGGTGCCATGGCGCTGATGATGAAGCTGATCGAAAACTTCGGGCCCTATTCCGTCACGCCCGAGCCGGCCAACTTCCTCCTGCCCACGCCCGAACTGCGCATCGTACCCAACGACGAACGCCTGCGCGAGCTGGGCATGACCCGCCGCGACGTAGGCCTCGCCGTGCAGGCCAATGGCGACGGCCTTCTCTTGCCGCGCCAATACCAGATGCAGGGCGAGCTGAAGGACATCAAGCTGGTCTCGGTCGATGCCTTGGCCGAAGATCCGATCGAGGCCCTGCTGAGCCTGCCGGTGGCGACGCCGGACGGTGAGGTGGTAGACTTGCGCAGCCTGGCCACAGTCGAGCGCATCCGTTCGCCGGAGCAGATCAAGCACGTGGATCGCCAGCGCGCCGTGACGTTGCAGTTCACGCCGCCGCCGAATCTGCCGCTCGAAGACGCCATCGCCTACCTGGAGCAAGCCGAGCAAGACTTGCGGGCCTCCGGCGCCATCGCTCCGGTCATCGAGATGAACCTCGCCGGTTCCGCCGGTGCGCTCAACCAGATCAAGGAAGTGTTGCTGGGCGACGGCAGCCTCATGGGCACGATCACCAGCTCGCTCTTCCTCGCCTTCCTCGTGGTCTACCTCGTGATGGTCGTGCTCTTCCAGAGCTGGGCCTACCCGCTGGTCATCATGACGAGTGTGCCGCTGGCGACGTTTGGCGGCTTCCTCGGGCTGGCGCTCGTGCACTGGTGGAGCCTCGTCGACCCCTACATGCCGATCCAGAACCTCGACGTACTCACGATCCTGGGCTTCGTCATCCTGGCCGGGGTAGTGGTCAATAACGCGATCCTCATCGTGCACCAGTCGCTCAACTTCCTGCGCGGCGAAGACGAAAACGGCGACAAGATCGAAGTCATGACGCCGCGTGCCGCCATCGCTGCCGCCGTGAAGAGCCGGGTGCGCCCCATTCTCATGAGCACGTTGACCTCAGTCGGTGGCATGTTGCCGCTGGTGCTGATGCCCGGCTCGGGTTCGGAGCTCTACCGTGGCCTCGGCGCCGTGGTGACGGGGGGCCTCGTCGTCTCGACCGTCTTCACGCTCGTGCTCGTGCCGCTCACCCTCTCCGTGCTGATCGACGTGCAGACCCGCTTTGGCGTCCGCCAGAGCACCGAAGCTGCGCCGGCCGATGCCGTGCCGTCGCGCGGCTAA